The following are encoded together in the Deltaproteobacteria bacterium genome:
- the lpxA gene encoding acyl-ACP--UDP-N-acetylglucosamine O-acyltransferase, giving the protein MRANIHPTAIVDSQARLATSVTVGAYSTIGPNVIIGEGCEIRSHVVIEGHTTLGEENVIFQFASIGSAPQDLKYKGESSTLEMGSRNIIREHVTLNPGTQGGHMRTVIGDDNVFLVGSHVAHDCSVGNNNILSNGVALAGHVSIGNRIVLGGMVGVHQFCRIGDMAIAGAGSMLAHDLPPYCIGQGDRCHLRGVNIVGLRRGGVSEDEILIIKKVYRHLFSKMGRLEEKINNLPPELSGHLRIRPLIEFIQSSERTICTPLKHLSE; this is encoded by the coding sequence ATGAGAGCTAACATTCATCCAACTGCGATAGTTGATTCGCAAGCTAGGCTAGCTACCTCAGTAACAGTCGGAGCCTATAGCACTATTGGCCCTAATGTTATCATTGGCGAGGGGTGCGAAATTCGATCGCACGTGGTTATCGAAGGGCATACCACGCTTGGCGAAGAGAACGTGATTTTTCAGTTTGCGTCAATTGGTTCAGCACCGCAAGATTTAAAGTACAAGGGAGAAAGTTCGACGCTGGAGATGGGCTCGCGAAATATTATTCGCGAGCATGTTACATTAAATCCAGGTACCCAAGGCGGGCACATGCGGACTGTAATTGGGGACGACAATGTGTTTTTGGTTGGTTCTCACGTTGCGCACGATTGTAGCGTTGGGAACAATAACATCTTGTCTAACGGAGTTGCGCTGGCAGGGCACGTTTCGATTGGAAATAGAATAGTGCTTGGTGGGATGGTTGGCGTGCATCAGTTTTGTCGCATTGGCGATATGGCAATAGCTGGTGCAGGTTCAATGTTGGCGCACGATTTGCCGCCATATTGCATAGGGCAGGGAGATCGTTGTCACTTAAGAGGTGTTAACATAGTTGGACTTAGGCGAGGTGGTGTATCGGAGGATGAGATATTGATAATTAAGAAAGTATATCGCCACCTCTTTTCTAAAATGGGCAGATTGGAAGAAAAAATTAACAACTTGCCACCTGAGCTCAGTGGCCATCTTCGGATTCGACCTTTGATAGAGTTTATCCAAAGTTCGGAGAGAACGATTTGCACACCACTAAAACACCTGAGCGAATAA
- the fabZ gene encoding 3-hydroxyacyl-ACP dehydratase FabZ, producing MTTDIKIPLEVNDIQRIIPHRYPFLFVDRIIEFVDGVKIVGVKNVSVNEPFFEGHFPGRPLMPGVLILEALAQVGAIFVKISTGGASAEKLIVFSGVESARFRKPVVPGDVITLECSSPRRKLVHWKMRAIARVGDQVVADAILKATEVN from the coding sequence GTGACTACAGATATTAAAATCCCTTTAGAAGTTAATGACATTCAGCGCATTATACCTCATAGGTATCCATTCTTATTTGTCGATAGGATAATAGAGTTTGTCGATGGCGTAAAAATTGTTGGGGTGAAGAATGTATCGGTAAATGAGCCATTTTTTGAAGGTCATTTTCCGGGGAGGCCACTAATGCCAGGGGTTTTGATACTGGAAGCCTTGGCTCAGGTGGGAGCTATTTTTGTTAAAATTAGCACTGGCGGAGCTTCGGCGGAGAAATTGATAGTTTTTTCCGGTGTGGAATCGGCTCGGTTTAGAAAGCCCGTAGTTCCCGGTGACGTCATTACGTTAGAGTGCTCGTCTCCGAGAAGAAAGCTCGTTCATTGGAAGATGCGAGCGATTGCGCGAGTTGGCGATCAAGTTGTTGCAGACGCGATTTTAAAGGCAACAGAAGTAAACTGA
- a CDS encoding OmpH family outer membrane protein: protein MSFLSRLYGLSVLLVIFLLLTLGVSNALAEKEAMVVGFVDMQRALSSSIEGKKAQKEYEQKVKSVQSELDKKKQEFSRMREDFGKQKASLNELARTEKEEKLIVVEKDLKRLFEDSQESLRRENIKVVGDLLKKLHAVVDEVGRRDGFTIILEKSSQAVLYADNKIDITDKVIQQFDKTQ, encoded by the coding sequence ATGTCTTTTCTTTCTCGTCTTTATGGTCTTAGCGTTTTGTTGGTAATCTTCTTATTATTAACCCTTGGGGTTAGCAATGCTCTTGCCGAGAAGGAGGCGATGGTGGTTGGGTTTGTGGATATGCAAAGAGCGCTCAGTTCTTCCATTGAGGGGAAGAAAGCCCAGAAAGAGTATGAGCAGAAGGTTAAATCGGTACAGTCGGAACTGGACAAGAAAAAGCAAGAGTTTTCCCGCATGAGGGAAGATTTTGGGAAGCAGAAGGCTAGTCTGAACGAGCTCGCTAGAACCGAGAAAGAAGAAAAACTCATTGTTGTGGAAAAGGATCTAAAGCGCCTATTTGAAGATTCGCAAGAATCTCTTCGCCGAGAGAATATTAAGGTCGTTGGCGATTTATTAAAAAAGCTACATGCTGTAGTAGACGAGGTTGGTCGTCGCGACGGCTTTACTATTATTCTTGAAAAAAGTTCGCAAGCAGTGCTTTACGCAGATAACAAAATTGACATTACCGATAAAGTTATTCAGCAGTTCGACAAAACCCAGTAA
- the bamA gene encoding outer membrane protein assembly factor BamA yields the protein MKRLIWITVLLFCCGVDAVAEERDVISEIKIRGNERVSEETIRDQLSTLVGKKLDKAAIDADIKQIYKTGFFEKVVAGLRVRGQDGVLTFSVVERPALRQVFLKGNEELSEEVLKEKLEISAARFLDKKKIKAGIEQLKLYYQSLGFYDTSIDYSITSVENNQVDLTFVVDEGEKKKLRKIFFEGNDEITDSELKGVVMTRKYKWWSSWLTGSGVVKADQLTNDVQLISRYYLTKGYADVRVGEPEIKEVDDGLVLTFKIEEGPIFSLRNIGVKGDLVNGDTEKTLEGVQVKRGDTFNIDTIRQSTFHILDKFTDVGYAFANVEPATSLDRTSREVDVVFEISRGKLAYVDRINISGNSKTTDNVIRRSLKIQETDLFSSSKIRRSQELLNRLGFFEEVSITPQPSKEKERVDLLLAVREAATGTFSAGAGISSDEGFIFNVRVSENNLFGQGNSIVTDVNVGTINENYVFSFTNPRINDSYWSGGIDLLSTEREFDDFDRKQRGGSLTAGYPLMFFGPENVDDVRFSLRYELLEIDIDNISEDAPELIQNEKGVSTSSSITPRLVRNTIDNPLSPLTGSRQLVSVSLAGLGGSEEFWLAELSNTIYRPIWRPAFGDFVFSQRVDFGYGDTFDGETFPLFRRFFPGGINSVRGFKSRELGPKDANGNEFGGNKELVANFELIFPIFSAMGLKGVAFYDIGNAFDDDENIEFADLRQAVGWGVRWNSPLGPIRVEIGYPLERKEGEDSVVTLFSFGAPL from the coding sequence AGAGGAGCGGGACGTGATTTCTGAGATCAAGATAAGAGGAAATGAACGAGTAAGCGAAGAGACGATTAGGGATCAGTTATCAACCTTAGTCGGCAAGAAGCTCGACAAGGCAGCAATAGATGCTGATATTAAGCAAATTTACAAGACTGGTTTCTTTGAGAAGGTCGTTGCGGGTTTGCGCGTTCGAGGTCAAGATGGCGTATTGACTTTTAGCGTAGTGGAAAGACCAGCGCTCAGGCAAGTTTTCTTAAAGGGCAATGAAGAGCTAAGCGAGGAAGTTTTAAAAGAAAAGCTCGAGATTTCTGCTGCTCGGTTTTTAGATAAGAAAAAGATAAAGGCTGGAATTGAGCAACTTAAACTCTATTATCAGAGTTTGGGCTTCTATGATACGAGCATAGATTATTCAATTACGTCTGTTGAAAATAACCAGGTGGATCTAACTTTCGTAGTGGACGAGGGCGAAAAAAAGAAGCTCCGAAAGATTTTTTTTGAAGGAAATGATGAGATAACTGATTCCGAATTGAAAGGCGTAGTGATGACGCGTAAGTATAAGTGGTGGAGCTCTTGGCTTACCGGTTCGGGTGTCGTAAAAGCCGATCAACTTACTAACGACGTTCAATTGATCTCTCGGTACTACCTTACAAAGGGCTATGCGGATGTTAGGGTAGGTGAGCCTGAGATTAAGGAAGTAGATGATGGCCTTGTCCTCACCTTTAAGATCGAGGAGGGACCAATATTTAGTTTGAGAAATATTGGAGTAAAGGGCGACCTCGTCAATGGCGATACTGAGAAAACCTTGGAAGGAGTCCAGGTAAAAAGGGGCGACACTTTTAATATCGATACAATTCGCCAAAGCACATTCCATATTTTAGATAAATTTACTGATGTCGGATATGCATTTGCTAACGTTGAGCCAGCAACGAGTTTGGATAGGACAAGTCGCGAAGTCGATGTTGTTTTTGAAATTAGCCGGGGCAAATTAGCCTACGTCGATCGCATTAACATTAGCGGTAACAGCAAGACTACTGACAATGTTATTAGGCGGTCGTTAAAAATCCAGGAAACGGATCTATTTTCTAGTTCAAAGATTAGGCGTAGTCAGGAGCTGCTAAATAGGCTGGGTTTTTTCGAGGAAGTCAGCATCACGCCACAACCATCTAAGGAAAAGGAGCGCGTGGATCTACTCCTCGCAGTGCGCGAGGCAGCTACGGGAACATTTAGCGCGGGAGCAGGAATTAGCTCAGATGAAGGTTTTATCTTTAATGTTCGCGTGTCCGAAAATAACCTTTTTGGGCAAGGCAATTCGATTGTAACTGACGTAAACGTGGGAACGATAAACGAAAATTATGTGTTTTCTTTTACGAATCCCAGGATAAACGATTCTTACTGGTCAGGCGGTATCGATTTGCTGTCTACAGAGAGGGAATTTGACGATTTTGACCGAAAGCAACGAGGAGGATCGCTAACGGCGGGTTATCCACTGATGTTTTTTGGGCCAGAGAATGTCGATGATGTCAGGTTTTCGTTGCGTTATGAGTTGTTAGAAATCGACATCGATAATATCAGCGAAGATGCGCCTGAGCTCATACAAAACGAAAAAGGCGTTAGTACGTCTTCGAGCATTACGCCGAGATTAGTGCGCAACACTATCGATAATCCGCTAAGTCCACTAACTGGCTCTCGGCAGTTAGTAAGCGTTTCATTGGCTGGCTTAGGTGGCTCGGAGGAGTTTTGGTTAGCGGAACTGTCAAACACCATTTATAGACCCATCTGGAGACCGGCATTTGGTGATTTTGTCTTCTCTCAGCGAGTTGATTTTGGGTATGGTGATACTTTTGATGGCGAAACATTTCCGTTGTTTCGACGATTCTTCCCTGGAGGCATTAACTCGGTTCGAGGTTTTAAATCTCGAGAGCTTGGCCCGAAAGATGCAAATGGAAACGAATTTGGTGGCAATAAAGAACTAGTTGCCAATTTTGAACTCATTTTTCCAATATTTTCTGCCATGGGGCTAAAGGGTGTAGCTTTTTACGACATAGGCAATGCTTTTGATGATGATGAAAATATTGAATTTGCAGATCTGCGCCAAGCGGTAGGATGGGGAGTTAGGTGGAATTCACCCTTGGGGCCAATAAGAGTGGAGATTGGCTATCCTTTAGAAAGAAAAGAAGGGGAAGATTCAGTGGTAACTTTGTTTTCCTTTGGCGCGCCACTGTAA